The following proteins come from a genomic window of Lolium rigidum isolate FL_2022 chromosome 5, APGP_CSIRO_Lrig_0.1, whole genome shotgun sequence:
- the LOC124655113 gene encoding cell division cycle 20.2, cofactor of APC complex-like: MEAAGCSSSRPPRRRRPEILPPAPGSAGPSRPYMPSLCTNSKNPSTKCYGDRFIPDRSAMDMDMAYYLLTEPKKDQENESMVPPAKQAYRRLLAEKFLGGRTRILAFRNKPPEPQGMLQQISAETQTSSQINPAKQHRKIPKFAERTLDAPGVVDDYYLNVLDWGSKNVVSIALENTLYLWNSSDSSTSELVTVDDDNGPITSVSWSCEGQHIAIGLNSSDIQLWDASSSRKLRTLQGVHESRVGSLAWNSNILTTGGMDGKIVNNDVRMRSHIVQTYRGHEAEVCGLRWSGSCQQLASGGNDNLVHIWDASMASSNPSLGHTRWLHRFNDHLSAVKALAWCPFQSNLLASGGGGNDRCIKFWNTHTGLCLNSVDTGAQVCALIWNKNEKELLSACGFIQKPLILWKYPSMVKLAELEGHTSRVLCLAQSPDGSTVASVAADETLRFWNVFGTSEALKPAAKTVRTGMFNSFSHIR; the protein is encoded by the exons ATGGAGGCGGCGGGCTGCAGCTCGTCCCGGCcgccgagacgccgccggccgGAGATTCTTCCGCCTGCGCCTGGATCCGCCGGCCCGAGTAGGCCGTACATGCCGTCCCTCTGCACCAACTCCAAGAACCCGTCCACCAAGTGCTAC GGTGACAGATTCATACCAGATAGATCAGCAATGGACATGGACATGGCATATTACCTCCTTACGGAACCTAAGAAGGACCAGGAAAATGAAAGCATGGTACCACCAGCTAAACAAGCATACAGGAGGCTTCTAGCTGAGAAATTCCTGGGCGGCAGAACCAGGATTCTTGCCTTCAGGAACAAGCCACCAGAGCCTCAAGGGATGCTGCAGCAGATTTCAGCCGAAACTCAGACTTCCAGTCAGATCAATCCTGCTAAACAGCACCGAAAGATTCCAAAG TTTGCTGAGAGGACGCTAGATGCCCCTGGAGTGGTTGATGATTACTATCTTAACGTGTTGGATTGGGGAAGCAAAAATGTGGTGTCCATTGCCCTTGAGAATACCTTGTACTTGTGGAATTCATCTGATAGCTCAACTTCTGAGCTTGTGACTGTTGACGATGACAATGGTCCCATCACTAGTGTCAGCTGGTCCTGTGAGGGACAACATATTGCCATTGGCCTAAACTCTTCTGACATCCAGCTCTGGGACGCGAGCTCTAGTCGCAAG CTGAGAACACTCCAAGGTGTCCATGAATCAAGGGTTGGTTCGCTGGCATGGAACAGTAACATCCTGACAACCGGTGGAATGGATGGCAAGATCGTGAACAACGATGTCAGGATGAGATCTCATATTGTTCAGACATACCGAGGGCATGAAGCTGAGGTGTGCGGGTTGAGATGGTCAGGATCTTGTCAGCAATTGGCAAGTGGTGGAAACGACAACCTAGTGCACATATGGGATGCATCGATGGCATCTTCTAATCCATCACTGGGTCATACTAGATGGCTTCACAGGTTTAATGACCACTTGTCTGCAGTGAAAGCTCTTGCCTGGTGTCCATTTCAGAGCAACTTACTTGCctctggtggtggtggaaatgatAGATGCATCAAATTCTGGAACACGCACACAGGTTTATGTTTGAATTCTGTTGATACTGGAGCCCAAGTATGTGCACTAATCTGGAATAAGAATGAGAAAGAGCTACTGAGTGCTTGTGGTTTTATACAAAAACCACTCATTTTATGGAAATACCCATCAATGGTTAAATTGGCTGAACTTGAAGGTCACACTTCTCGTGTCCTCTGCTTGGCACAG AGCCCTGATGGCAGCACGGTAGCCTCTGTCGCAGCAGATGAGACTCTAAGGTTCTGGAATGTATTTGGAACTTCTGAAGCACTGAAACCTGCAGCCAAGACTGTACGCACTGGAATGTTTAATAGTTTCAGCCATATCAGATGA
- the LOC124651651 gene encoding protein transport protein Sec61 subunit alpha-like — protein sequence MAGGFRVLHLVRPFLAFLPEVQSADRKIPFREKVIYTVISLFIFLVCSQLPLYGIHSTTGADPFYWMRVILASNRGTVMELGITPIVTSGMVMQLLVGSKIIEVDNSVREDRALLNGAQKLLGILIAIGEAVAYVLSGMYGSVSQLGTGNAILIILQLFFAGIIVICLDELLQKGYGLGSGISLFIATNICENIIWKAFSPTTINSGRGAEFEGAVIALFHLLITRSDKVRALREAFYRQNLPNVTNLLATVLVFLIVIYFQGFRVVLPVRSKNARGQQGSYPIKLFYTSNMPIILHSALITNLYFISQLLYRKYSGNFLVNLLGIWKESEYSGHSIPVGGLAYYVTAPSSLADILANPFHALFYVVFMLSACALFSKTWIEVSGSSAKDVAKQLKEQQMVMPGHRESNLQKELNRYIPTAAAFGGVCIGALTVLADFMGAIGSGTGILLAVTIIYQYFETFEKERATELGFFGF from the exons ATGGCTGGCGGCTTCCGCGTGCTGCATCTCGTCAGGCCCTTCTTGGCCTTCCTGCCGGAGGTGCAGAGTGCTGACAGGAAGATACCATTCAGGGAAAAAGTGATCTACACCGTcatttctctcttcatcttcctgGTGTGCAGTCAGCTCCCGCTCTATGGCATCCACTCAACTACTGGAGCAGATCCTTTCTACTGGATGCGTGTTATCCTTGCCTCAAACCGTGGTACTGTCATGGAGCTGGGTATTACCCCAATTGTCACATCTGGAATGGTCATGCAACTCCTGGTGGGATCCAAGATTATTGAAGTTGACAACAGTGTGAGAGAGGATCGTGCTCTCCT GAATGGTGCACAGAAGTTGCTTGGCATCCTGATTGCCATTGGGGAAGCTGTGGCGTATGTTCTGTCTGGAATGTATGGCAGTGTGAGCCAACTTGGAACTGGCAATGCTATTCTCATTATCCTTCAGCTTTTCTTTGCTGGCATCATTGTCATCTGTCTAGATGAACTTCTCCAGAAGGGCTATGGTTTGGGTTCTGGCATTTCTCTGTTCATTGCTACCAACATCTG TGAGAATATCATCTGGAAGGCGTTTAGCCCCACAACCATCAACAGTGGACGTGGTGCTGAATTTGAAGGGGCTGTCATTGCATTGTTCCATCTGTTGATTACTCGATCTGATAAAGTCCGCGCCCTACGAGAGGCTTTCTACCGTCAGAATCTGCCAAATGTGACCAATTTGCTCGCCACTGTCTTGGTCTTCCTCATAGTTATCTATTTCCAAGGCTTTCGTGTTGTGCTTCCAGTGAGATCAAAGAATGCTCGTGGGCAGCAAGGCTCATACCCCATCAAGCTGTTCTACACTTCCAACATGCCCATCATTCTGCACTCTGCACTGATTACCAACCTGTACTTCATTTCCCAG CTTCTGTACAGGAAGTACAGTGGAAATTTCCTGGTTAACCTTCTCGGTATATGGAAGGAGTCTGAATATTCTGGTCATTCTATCCCCGTTGGTGGTCTTGCTTACTATGTGACTGCACCATCCAG TTTGGCTGATATCCTGGCGAATCCATTCCATGCATTGTTCTATGTGGTCTTTATGCTGTCAGCATGTGCTCTCTTCTCAAAAACATGGATTGAAGTTTCTGGTTCATCGGCCAAGGATGTTGCTAAGCAGCTCAAG GAACAACAAATGGTGATGCCAGGGCATCGTGAGTCAAACTTGCAGAAGGAATTGAACAGATACATCCCTACTGCTGCTGCATTTGGTGGAGTATGCATTGGGGCGTTGACTGTTCTGGCTGATTTCATGGGTGCTATCGGTTCAGGAACCGGTATACTGCTGGCCGTTACCATCATCTACCAATACTTCGAGACCTTTGAGAAGGAAAGAGCGACAGAGCTTGGTTTCTTTGGTTTTTGA
- the LOC124653514 gene encoding probable histone acetyltransferase type B catalytic subunit, with translation MALKQKGSAAATAADANKRRRVGFAGIDAGTEANDCMQVFIARNSDDVGSEDSISLEPFDLNHFFGEDGKIYGYTDLKINVWISAISLHAYAEISFKETSDGGKGITDLKPVLQNIFGENLVEKDEFLETFSKECDYISDVVKNGTPIKHYASDEDDLAVEIVRVELQGAAAFLYSRLISLVLLLVEGSTPIDITEHGWEMLLVVKKAALESSASEYQLLGFAAFHHFYRYPESTRLRISQILVLPPYQGEGYGRCLLESINSIAESENIYDVTIEDPSDYLQYVRSSIDCLRLLTFEPIKPALGDMILSLEGTNLSKRTGSLTMAPPTDLAETVRLKLKINKKQFLRCWEILIYVHLDSEDRKCIDNFRACIYDRTKGELLGGASGTNGKRLVQMATSFDEESSFAVYWTKEGADSDDQTVEQQPEDLKTQEEQLNELVENQIDEIVEVAKNVRSRGKDKLTA, from the exons ATGGCGCTCAAGCAGAAggggagcgccgccgccaccgccgccgacgcCAACAAGCGCCGCCGCGTGGGCTTCGCCGGCATCG ATGCTGGAACTGAGGCAAATGATTGCATGCAAGTGTTTATTG CAAGAAATTCTGATGATGTGGGCTCAGAAGACAGCATTTCTCTAGAGCCATTTGACCTAAATCATTTCTTTGGTGAAGATGGCAAGATATATGGCTACACAGATCTCAAG ATCAACGTATGGATAAGTGCTATATCATTGCATGCGTATGCTGAGATTTCATTCAAGGAAACATCTGAC GGAGGGAAAGGAATCACAGATCTAAAACCTGTCCTTCAG AACATTTTTGGGGAAAACCTAGTAGAAAAGGATGAATTTCTGGAAACATTCTCAAAGGAATGTGACtatataag TGATGTTGTGAAGAATGGTACCCCTATTAAACATTATGCCTCGGACGAAGATGATTTGGCAGTTGAG ATTGTTCGAGTTGAACTCCAAGGTGCTGCTGCATTTCTTTATTCCCGTCTGATATCACTTGTTCTGCTTCTGGTTGAAG GTTCCACACCTATAGATATCACAGAACATGGATGGGAAATGCTCCTTGTAGTGAAGAAGGCAGCACTGGAGTCATCTGCTTCAGAATATCAGTTACTAGGCTTTGCAGCCTTCCATCATTTTTATCGTTACCCTGAGAGCACGCGCTTGCGTATAAGTCAG ATACTGGTCTTGCCACCTTATCAGGGTGAAGGCTATGGGCGTTGTCTTCTCGAGTCCATCAATTCCATCGCGGAATCTGAGAACATATATGATGTAACCATAGAAGACCCTTCTGATTATCTGCAGTATGTACGTTCGTCCATCGACTGTCTCCGTCTTCTCACCTTTGAGCCAATCAAGCCTGCTCTTGGTGACATGATCTTGTCCCTGGAGGGGACCAACCTGTCAAAAAGGACCGGCAGTTTGACAATGGCTCCACCGACTGACCTGGCTGAGACTGTACGACTGAAGCTGAAGATCAACAAGAAGCAGTTCCTGCGGTGCTGGGAGATCCTGATCTATGTACACCTTGATTCCGAGGACCGCAAGTGCATTGACAACTTCAGGGCCTGCATCTACGACCGCACCAAGGGCGAGTTGCTTGGTGGTGCCTCTGGAACCAACGGGAAGCGGCTTGTCCAAATGGCAACTAGTTTTGATGAGGAATCATCATTTGCTGTGTACTGGACAAAGGAGGGTGCAGACTCAGATGATCAGACGGTCGAGCAGCAGCCAGAAGATCTCAAGACTCAGGAGGAGCAGCTGAATGAGCTGGTGGAAAACCAGATTGATGAGATCGTTGAGGTCGCCAAGAACGTTAGATCACGTGGCAAGGATAAGTTGACGGCTTGA